One genomic segment of Opitutales bacterium includes these proteins:
- a CDS encoding helix-turn-helix transcriptional regulator — MIFVTRKQAPDSTLKILRLNAGISQRELARRIGERQSNIAYWEKTGKSPRSDLLVPITDALGCSVEELLGQQDRKRPPKGGKMRQLFEAASQLPRRQQEKIVAVLEPFVKEHNNPQ; from the coding sequence ATGATTTTTGTGACTCGAAAACAGGCCCCAGACTCAACTCTCAAGATTTTGCGTCTAAATGCTGGGATTTCTCAGCGTGAGCTGGCTCGACGTATTGGAGAGCGCCAATCAAATATAGCGTATTGGGAGAAGACTGGAAAATCGCCCCGTTCAGATTTATTGGTCCCGATTACAGATGCTTTAGGCTGCAGCGTGGAAGAGCTTCTCGGTCAGCAAGATCGTAAGAGACCGCCCAAAGGCGGTAAGATGAGGCAGCTTTTTGAAGCGGCCTCTCAGCTACCACGTAGACAACAAGAGAAGATAGTGGCTGTGCTTGAGCCGTTTGTAAAAGAGCACAACAACCCCCAATAA